Proteins encoded by one window of Chaetodon trifascialis isolate fChaTrf1 chromosome 15, fChaTrf1.hap1, whole genome shotgun sequence:
- the cog1 gene encoding conserved oligomeric Golgi complex subunit 1 isoform X3: protein MAEDHALPHRVSEIKDPAVLFERYNTEQIRRIERKVRGEIEQKKEELRQMVGERYRDLIDAADTIGEMRQCSESVVQSIQDMHQYCHRLKQGRSSACSGRQEVQIQRQWQEKFYTMASQIKLLLEIPERIWSAMEASQYLQATQLYLLCCHLHSLLQLEAATGGHYSPVLARFPILVRQVATTGHFRSTILLDSRSLLRGRAVSDQAIAEALVSTMLLEDSSPRKALADFLLARKASIHQLLNQPQHGAGIKAQVCSLVELLVTTLFQAYAVFYLPPEGGPRPGEGALSCGMLFSILENVTSTTPAAKGRRVLQEETSTGSWFRYLPPSITEFQPALRTLAQPIQREQLRDTLQQWINTCKEDICRGVGSLLVYVKSLKGLAAIRDAVWDLLSTDSISQHWSTVSQRLLEHPLAVWDDFLQQLFLQRLQAITKEETEAISTSSIQLLTSAVRDLEDQTVHTSTGTNPGSGRGAQYEVDVASYLWSESPGDLLSDAGWVSVSQRGQQHQRSSLAMKTQALTPCVQNFCSSMDAKLKARLDDLQHYLPSQDTGSDSFSVTVTSSGPSESSSASSFNRFTDSPAVEEALREGCVACVRHILSSVRSELAAASPDPSPARLSSVLFMARLCQSMGELCPNLKHCILGKQSGSEATMKGTPRQGKKLGKGRAAAEVSHAQAKWAGLKEELLNCSMEAYRIWSCALSKVLLDKFGTALHAESAGAILSTATNWEDLEIQEEAESGSSVTSKIRLPAQPSWFVQSLLFQLCVEVNRVGGHALPRPTLQELLQACLAQALQHYHSLTQQAPSREGAFPMTQNRALQLLFDLRYLNSTLGSRLEEGKSSRSHQDPRFHEVCDWLESHIDPFDLDVFTPPLNSNLNRLSQRTSVLLGLLTGSEKQFASRSSSVNSQEPYNILPLASSQIRFGLLPLSMSNVRKSKSASRSSDAAHQLHF from the exons ATGGCTGAGGATCATGCGCTCCCTCACCGGGTCTCGGAGATCAAGGACCCGGCGGTTCTCTTCGAGCGCTACAACACCGAGCAGATCCGCCGGATCGAACGCAAAGTCCGCGGGGAGATCGAGCAGAagaaggaggagctgaggcaGATGGTGGGAGAGCGCTACCGGGACCTGATCGACGCCGCCGACACCATCGGAGAGATGAGGCAGTGCTCGGAGAGCGTCGTCCAGTCCATCCAGGACATGCACCAGTACTGCCACAGGCTGAAACAAGGCAGAAGCAGCGCGTGCAGCGGCAGACAGGAG GTCCAGATCCAGAGGCAGTGGCAGGAGAAGTTCTACACCATGGCCTCCCAGATCAAGCTCCTCTTGGAGATCCCAGAGCGCATCTGGAGTGCCATGGAGGCATCCCAGTACCTCCAGGCCACTCAGCTGTACCTGCTGTGCTGCCACCTGcacagtctgctgcagctggaggccgCGACAGGGGGCCACTACAGCCCCGTCCTGGCCCGCTTCCCTATCCTGGTCCGACAGGTAGCCACCACCGGACACTTCAG GTCCACCATTCTCCTGGACAGCAGGTCTCTATTGCGGGGCCGGGCGGTGTCAGACCAGGCCATTGCTGAGGCTCTGGTGTCCACCATGCTGCTGGAGGACAGCTCACCACGCAAGGCCCTGGCTGACTTCTTGCTGGCCCGGAAGGCCTCTATTCATCAGCTCCTCAACCAACCACAGCATG GTGCAGGGATCAAGGCTCAGGTGTGCAGcctggtggagctgctggtcACCACTCTGTTCCAGGCCTACGCCGTCTTCTACCTGCCGCCAGAGGGAGGCCCGAGGCCGGGGGAGGGAGCCCTGAGCTGTGGCATGCTCTTCTCTATCCTGGAGAACGTCACGTCCACCACGCCTGCAG ctaAAGGCAGGAGGGTGCTGCAGGAAGAGACGAGTACAGGCAGCTGGTTCCGGTACctgcctccctccatcactgagTTCCAGCCTGCCCTTCGCACGCTGGCTCAGCCAATCCAGAGAGAGCAGCTCCGGGACACCCTGCAGCAGTGGATCAATAC CTGTAAGGAGGACATCTGCCGTGGCGTTGGCAGCCTTCTGGTGTATGTGAAGAGCCTGAAGGGGTTGGCAGCCATTAGAGATGCTGTGTGGGACCTCCTGTCCACTGACTCCATCAGTCAGCACTGGAGCACTGTGAGTCAGCGGCTGCTGGAACACCCCCTGGCAGTCTGGGATGACTTCCTACAGCAACTCTTCCTACAGCGCCTGCAG GCCATCACCAAAGAAGAAACTGAAGCCATCTCCACAAGCTCCatccagctcctcacctcagcTGTGAGGGATCTGGAGGACCAGACTGTACATACATCTACAGGTACCAACCCAGGCTCGGGCCGTGGAGCCCAGTATGAGGTAGATGTGGCTTCCTACCTCTGGTCGGAGTCTCCGGGGGACCTGCTGAGCGATGCAGGGTGGGTCAGCGTGAGCCAGAGGGGGCAGCAGCACCAGAGGAGTAGCCTAGCCATGAAAACCCAGGCTCTGACACCCTGTGTTCAAAACTTCTGCTCCTCAATGGATGCTAAGTTAAAGGCCAGACTGGATGACCTCCAGCACTACCTTCCCTCCCAGGACACAG GATCTGACTCCTTCTCAGTCACAGTCACCTCCTCTGGTCCCTCTGAGAGCTCATCAGCATCCTCTTTTAACCGCTTCACGGACTCACCGGCGGTGGAGGAGGCTTTACGTGAAGGTTGCGTGGCCTGTGTCCGCCacatcctgtcctctgtccgCTCTGAGCTGGCCGCAGCCTCACCGGACCCCAGCCCTGCCCGCCTCAGTTCAGTCCTATTCATGGCCAGGCTGTGTCAGTCCATGGGAGAACTCTGTCCCAACCTGAAGCACTGCATCCTAGGAAAACAGAGCGGATCAGAGGCCACAATGAAGGGAACCCCCCGACAGGGCAAGAAGCTGGGAAAAGGCAGGGCTGCCGCAGAGGTCAGCCACGCACAGGCCAAGTGGGCCGGTCTGAAGGAGGAGCTTCTCAACTGCAGCATGGAGGCCTACCGCATCTGGAGCTGCGCCCTCTCCAAA GTGCTGCTGGATAAGTTTGGCACAGCGCTGCATGCCGAGTCTGCCGGTGCCATCCTATCAACAGCAACCAACTGGGAAGATCTGGAGATCCAAGAAGAAGCAGAGTCTGGGAGCAGCGTCACATCCAAAATCCGTCTTCCAGCCCAG CCATCGTGGTTTGTGCAGTCACTGCTGTTCCAGctgtgcgtggaggtgaacAGGGTGGGGGGCCACGCACTTCCCCGTCCCaccctgcaggagctgctgcaggcctgTCTGGCTCAGGCCCTGCAGCACTACCACAGCCTCACACAGCAGGCCCCCAGcagg GAGGGAGCATTCCCCATGACCCAGAACAGAGCCTTGCAGCTGTTGTTCGACCTCCGTTACCTCAACAGCACACTGGGCAGCAGACTGGAGGAGGGCAAGAGCTCCCGATCCCACCAAGACCCCAG GTTCCACGAGGTCTGCGATTGGCTGGAGAGCCACATCGACCCATTTGACCTGGACGTGTTCACGCCGCCGCTTAACTCCAACCTCAACCGTCTGTCCCAGAGAACCTCG GTGCTGCTGGGGCTGCTGACGGGCTCAGAGAAGCAGTTTGCCTCGCGGAGCAGCAGTGTGAACTCCCAGGAGCCTTACAACATCCTGCCACTGGCCAGCAGCCAGATCAG GTTCGGGCTGCTGCCTCTCAGCATGTCGAATGTGCGTAAATCCAAGTCGGCCTCCAGGAGCTCTGACGCTGCTCACCAGCTG CATTTTTGA